A stretch of DNA from Alistipes sp. ZOR0009:
CATGGGAGCCGTAATTTCTAGATGCAGCGGATTTCCGATCTCACCAATTTTGAAAACGGAAAGGCTATCTGCCGATTTAGTGCTGCGCGAAGAGGCAAAGCATGCGTACGATTTATCGGGATTGGGTACAAATAGAAAATCATCATAGGGGCTGTTGATGGGAAAACCTAAATTTTCGGGGGCGCTCCATTCTTTTGACTCTTTATTGTAGGTTGCTTTGTAAATATCAAACCCTCCAACGCTGTATAGGCCTTTAGATGCAAAGTATAGGGTGGAATTGTCAGCGCACATGTAAGGGTAACTCTCGTCGAACGGTGAGTTTATCGAGCTAGGTAGCCGTTGAGGACGGCTCCATGTGTTGTCAGAAAGCTTTTCTATATAGTACAGATCTAAGCTGTTGGTTTCTCCCAGCCCATAGCTGGCGTAAACGGAAATGTCGCCAACTGCTCCTCCGTCTTTTTTCGAAAAAATTAGCGACTTATTTCCCTTTCGTTTATCTACGACGGTTTTTAGGTTATCTGGGATGGCGCCAAACCCAGCATCCTCAGCGTAGCTATCGTATGCCTTGTAGAACTCGGACGAAGGGACTTCTGCCGTAGCGATGGGGGTTACTTTAGCTGCGTACTTTAGCATATTTTGTCCGTTAGAGGCAGCGCTGGCAGCCATTTCGATGGTTGTTTTGGAGATATCGGGAGAGCCTCCGTTCATCATAAAACGTTTGTAGTACTCCAACGATTCGTCAAATCGGTAAAGGTAGCGGCACACCTCTCCAAGGTAGTAGTATACCATAGAGGGAACTTCCTTGGTGGAACTTATTTTTAGGTACTTATATGCTTCATGTAAATTTTCGTTGGATAAAAAGTAGGCCACACCAACTCGGTAGTTGAAGGTGGGATCTTCTGGAAAGCGGTTGAGTAGCGTGCGGTATATCGGGATAGATTGCGCATACTTCCCTTTTGCAAAAAGGTCGTTAGCCTCGGACGACGAGCCGGTTTGTGCCTCCCCCCTAAATCCCAAAAAAAGAAGTAGCAGTAATGTTAGGTATTTCTGAAGATTATGCATAGCCAGTTGAAATTTACCTCGCTAAAATAGCTATTCGTAGGGGTTTAACAACCTAAAAATCATCAGCGATATTAAAAAAGCCCATATTTTATCAGATTTATTTCTTAGTTTTATTGTAAAATTATTGGATATGGCAGCACTACAAATAGGAGATGTAGCTCCTCATTTCGAGGGACGCGATCAGAACGGAGAAAAGATTAGCTTGAGTGACTTCAAGGGGAAGCGTTTAATTCTGTACTTTTATCCCAAAGATAACACCCCTGGATGTACCGACGAAGCGTGCAGCCTGCGCAACGGATGGGAGCAACTCAAAGCTCAAGGTTTTGAGGTGGTTGGCGTAAGCGCCGATTCCGAGGAGTCGCATAAAAAATTCATAGCAAAGCATAGCCTTCCTTTTACGCTGGTTGCCGATACCGACAAGGTAATTCTGGAGGCTTACAACGCTTGGGGTGAAAAGAGCATGTACGGTAAGAAGTACATGGGGGTTATCCGAAAAACTTACGTGATTGACGGCAACGGGATCATCGAGCAAATTTTTGAAAAGGTAAAGGTGAAGAGTCACGATCAGCAGATTTTAGACGCGTACAAAAAATAACATTCCATAAAATGACCGCTGTAAAACAAGAAATTAACAAGGACAAGCTAAAAGCACTTCAGGCGACCATTGATAAAATTGAGAAGGATTTTGGTAAGGGGGCTATCATGAAGATGGGCGATAAGCCTACTCAAGATGTTCCAGTTATCTCTTCTGGTTCTATTGGCTTGGATGTCGCTCTGGGTATCGGTGGATATCCTCGCGGACGTGTGATCGAAATATACGGGCCAGAGTCATCTGGTAAGACAACGCTTGCCATTCATGCTATTGCCGAGGCTCAAAAAGCAGGAGGTATTGCTGCCATTATTGATGCCGAGCATGCTTTCGACCGTTTTTATGCCGAGAAGCTGGGCGTTGATGTGGAAACGTTGCTAATCTCTCAACCCGACAATGGAGAGCAGGCCTTGGAAATAGCCGATCACCTAATCCGTTCTGGAGCAATTGATATTGTGGTAATCGACTCTGTTGCGGCACTTACCCCTAAAGCTGAAATTGAGGGGGACATGGGCGAAAATAAGGTTGGCTTACAGGCTCGTTTGATGTCTCAGGCGCTTCGTAAGCTAACGGCAACTATTAGCAAAACCAACACGACCTGTATTTTTATCAACCAGCTGCGCGAAAAGATTGGCGTTATGTTTGGTAACCCCGAAACAACTACAGGGGGTAATGCGCTTAAGTTCTATGCTTCCGTGCGTATTGATATCCGTAAGAGCACCCAAATCAAGGATGGTGAGGATGCTACGGGTACGCGCGCTAAGGTGAAGATTATTAAGAATAAGATGGCTCCACCTTTCCGTAAAGCCGAGTTCGACATCATGTACGGCGAAGGTATTTCGAAGATTGGTGAAATTATCGACCTTGGTGTGGAGTATGAAATTGTGAAGAAAAGCGGCTCGTGGTTTAGCTACGGCGACACTAAGTTGGGACAAGGACGCGATGCGGTTAAGCAGCTGCTAAGCGATAACCCCGAGTTGGCCGAAGAGCTCGAAGGAAAAATACGTGCAGCCCTTACTACGGTGTAGGGATAGCCTAAGCGATAAAAACAGGCCGTTGCTCATGCAGCGGCCTGTTTAGTTTTGCATCTATCAATATTTATTATCTAAAAGATAACCGCTATTTTCTTACTTTTGCAGCCAATAAATTAGGCGAGAAATGATATCTATCAATAATGTAACCGTTTCGTTTGGGGGAACCGACCTCTTTTCGGGCATATCCTTTATGATTAACAAGCGCGACCGTATTGGTCTTGTTGGTCGTAATGGTGCCGGTAAGTCTACCTTGCTAAAGGTAATTCTCGGCGAGCGCCAGCCCGATGGAGGGGTGATTGCTATACCCAGCGAGGTTACCATCGGATATCTACCTCAGCAGATGAAGGTGAACGATACCCGATCGGTGGTGGAGGAGACGCTAACGGCTTTTGAACACCTGAAGGCCTTAGAGCGAGAGCTCGAGGAGCTGACAACCCTCATTGCTTCGAGAGAGGATTATGAGAGTGATGAATACGCTAAGCTGTGCAGCCGGTTATCCGATGCCAACGAGCATTACCATATGCTTGGTGGAGGTAACCAGGAAGGCGAGGCAGAGCAGGCTCTTCTTGGTTTAGGTTTTAAGCGAGAGGAACTCGAGCGCCCTACATCGACTTTTAGCGGAGGATGGCGCATGCGCATAGAGCTAGCCAAGCTGCTGCTACGCCGCCCGTCGGTGCTGCTGCTTGATGAGCCCACCAACCACCTCGATATTGAGTCTATCCAATGGTTGGAAGCCTACCTGAAGGATTATCCTGGCGCGCTGGTGTTAATTTCGCACGACCGTGTTTTTCTGGATAATGTGACCGACCGAACCATCGAAATATCGTTGGGTAAGGTGTACGACTATAAAACGTCTTACAGCCACTATGTGGAGCTGCGCAAGGAGCGCCGCGAGCAGCAGTTGGCGGCCTACACCAACCAGCAAAAGCAGATTGCCGACACAGAGGAGTTTATAGAGCGTTTCCGCTACAAGGCTACCAAAAGTAACCAGGTGCAGAGCCGCATTAAGCAGCTCGAAAAGCTCGATATTATAGAGGTAGACGACGAGGATAACTCCCGTTTGAACATCAAATTTCCGCCAGCACCCCGATCGGGACAGGTGGTGGTGGAAACCAAGGAGCTAGGTAAGAGCTTCGGCGAGAAGCACGTTTTTAGCGGAGCCAATATTGTGGTGGAGCGCGGAGAAAAGGTGGCGCTCGTTGGCCGTAATGGCGAGGGTAAATCGACTTTGGCCAAGATTTTAATGGGCGAGCATCCCAAAACAAGGGGCGAATACGCGTTGGGGCACAACGTAAAGATTGGCTATTTTGCCCAAAACGAAGCCGATGTGATGGACGGAAATATTACCGTCTACGATACCCTAGAGCACGTTGCTGTGGGAGATATTCGTACCCGTTTGCGCGATATTTTGGGAGCATTCCTATTTCGTGGCGAGGAGGCCGATAAGAAGGTAATGGTGCTTTCGGGAGGCGAACGGTCGCGATTGGCTATGGCTCGGCTAATGCTCGAGCCTCACAACCTGCTGATTCTCGACGAGCCCACCAACCACATGGACATGCGCTCGAAGGATATTCTAAAGCAGTCGTTATTGGACTACGATGGCACGCTGCTGGTGGTATCGCACGACCGCGAATTCCTCGATGGGCTGGTGAGCAAGGTGTACGAGTTTCGCGATGGGGTGGTAAAAGAGCACCTCGGGGGCATTCAGGAGTTTCTCTCCAAGCGTAAGATGGAGCGCCTGCAGGAGCTGGAGCGCAAGGCAACGCCGCTGCAGTCGGGCAAGAACGACGGTGGCGTATCAGATGGTAAGCAGTCGTACCTCGAAAAGAAGGAGCTCGACCGCCAAATTCGCAAGGCCGAAAACCTTGTTGCTAGCATCGAAAAGCAGGTGGAGGAGCTGGAGGAGGCGGTTGCCCGCATGGACGAGATGTTCAGCAACCCATCCGACCATAATATAGACCCTTCCGATCCGGAACTATTTAAGAAGTATAATGCCCTTAAGAAATCCATAGAGGAAAAAATGTACGAGTGGGAGATAGCCCACGAGGAGCTGGAGGGGCTAAAAGGATAGCATTGGGGCGAAGTAACTTTCGCCCTTTTTTTATTCTGCTGCCTAAAGGCAACGGAAAGAGCCGTTTTCTTTAAGCTGTAAAAATGGAGAGTTGCCTCCAGCTTACCAACCAGCCTCCCCTTAAGTCGCAAGGCGTCCGTAAGCCTAATGGTAGCGCCGATAAGCGGTGCATTACGTCTATAAGCGCACTTGAAACCTTGCTGCACGGTGGATGTATCCTGCAAGAGTAGTTGAAATCTTGCTGCACGGTTGATATATTCTGCAAGAGTAGTTGAAACTTTGCTGCACGGCGGAGATATTCTATAAGGGTAGCTGAAACTTTGCTGCACGGCAAAAGTAGCCTACAAGAGTAGCTGAAGCGTCAAGGATAGGTAGCAAGCGTAACAAAACGGCACCATTTTGCAACCTTCGCTACGGCTATCCGTAAAACTTAATCGGATGAAATAGTATTAACCGATTAAAATCTAACTTTATGCTAAAGTTAAACGTAGCCCGTGCGCTAAAGCTTAAGGGGATTGACGATGTTACCAGCTACCTTAAAAAGCTAGGTTACCAACGCACAAAGGCCTACAACATATCCAACGGCAGGCATCGAATGGTGGAGCTGGCCGACATGGAGCATCTTTGCCTGCATCTCCGCTGTACGCCCAACGACCTACTGGAGTGGACGCCCACCAAGCCTACCGACGATATGGCCGAACATCCGCTGCAGGCCATCCGCCGAAAGGATAGCGCGGTGGCCCTGGTGGAGCTCGTGCAGAGCCTGCCTGTGGAGGATATGGCAGAGGTGGAGCGCTTCATCCTAGAGCGGCACAAGGGGCAACAGCCATCAACGTAAAAGCCCGACAGCATGGCCGGGCTTTGGGTATGCGGTGCGGGCGTTGGCTATTTCAGCGTAATGAAGTTGTAGTAGTCTTTTACGCCAACATCAAATCTTCCTTTGCTTAGAACCACCCGCGAGCCATTACCTCTATCTCCAGCTAGCTCAAAGTAGCCAGATATGATCATTTGGCTATATTTTTTGTCGATTAGCACCTTCTGGACACGGTTGAAGGTCAACTTTCCGGTGGTGATATGGAGCGGCTGCGTTGCGCCATCATCATAAACGGTAACAGCAACAGCGGGGTCGGACAACGAGATGGATTTTCCGTTGAGTGACTCTATCTCCTCAATAGCCTTAAGCGTAAGCGCGGTAGTTTTGATCGCGAGCACGGTTGTTTTCCCATTTTTATCGAAGTAGTTCTCGCCGATGTAGCCCTCAAAACGGAATTCGGTGCTGGTGCTCGATGCGTATATGGTTACTGGCTTCGAGACTTGCTCGTTGGTAAATGCCTCTTCGTTTAGGTAGGCTCCAAAGGTGTTGTAGCCCCACTCGGTGTAGGCGGGCAGGCGGGCGTCGTCGGGATCGGGAATAAAGATGGATTTTCGGAGATCGGACTCCCTGCTGCAACCAGCTACTGCAAAAAGGGCTACTATAAGGTAGGCTATGTTTTTCATTTTCTTAGTTTATGGGATAGGAGATGAATAGCTGCACGCCGATACCAGCCTTGCTGGTTACGATCGACGAGGTGTTGTTGCTGAGGATGTAGGCAGGAAGCAGCACCTCGAAGTTGGCGTTGAGGCTGTGCTCCTTGCCGAGCTTAAATCCGATACTGGGATTAAACGTGGAGAGGAACGACGCTGGAGCGCCAAGCGAATTGGCTACCAGATGCTCGTAGGGGCGCATGGTTGGGCTTACCAGATCGACTTTGGTGCGGTGTCCTACCTTGAAGCTGAGATCGAACCCCATTTTTACAAATAGCCGAAAAAAGCGGGGGCGCATGGTGTACATTCTCATCTCTAAGGGAATCCCTAGATAGTCGGCCGACTGCTTCACGTTTCTGGCTTGGGCGTATTCGGTGAGTGTCCCGTTTTGGTTGTAAAGAATGTAAAATTTGGAGGTGTTGCTACTTAGATTCCAAAAATCGTCGCGCTCAATAGTACTTTCGAAGTGGGTGTAGCGAACTCCCGAAAGTAGGGTCAGATAGCCATCGCTCGATAGGTATTCGCCTTTAATACCGGTATAGAAGCGGTTAAGGGAGGTTTCTATTTCGTCGTGTGCGGTGCTTTCCCATAGCGAGATGGAGTTGGTGGCTCTAATAGAGGCGCTCTCCCTAAATTCCGAGACGTAGGTGGATGTTCCACTTTCGATCCCAATCCGTAGTTTGCCAATTTCCTGCGCTTTGGCTTGTGTAAGCAAAAGGGTGGCACCAAGTATACATAAAACGTTGTTGAGGTATCTCATGCGGGAGCTTTTTCAGGTTGGTTTTTGCGAAGATAGCCGTTTTCGATCCGCATCGATTCTAAATTTTATATATTTTGAACGAATGGTAGAGGATTGTCTAGCTTTTTACCTTTTATGTTGTTTATCTCCTCATAAAAAATGATGCCATGAAATGGATTACGATACTGCTAATGCTGCTTGTTGTAGGTGGTGTTGCGGCGCAGCAGAAGGATGTCAAATCGAAAAAAAGAGGAAAAATGGAGCTACGTAAGCTAACACCCGAGGAGGAATACGTGATACTTAAGAAGGGAACTGAGCGCCCTTTTGTGGGAAAGTACGATAAGTTTTTTGATAAAGGAACCTACGTGTGCCGGCAATGTGGCGCTCCGCTCTACCATTCGGATAGCAAGTTTAATTCGGGTTGCGGCTGGCCTGCCTTCGACGATGAGATTAAGGGGGCAGTAAAGCGCACCACCGATGCCGATGGGCGTCGCACAGAGATAACTTGTGCCCGGTGTGGAGGGCATTTGGGGCATGTTTTCGTAGGCGAAGGTTTTACAAAGACAAACACGCGCCACTGCGTTAACTCCATCTCGCTGGAGTTTATTCCCGATAAAAAGTAGCCTTCGAGGCAATATGCACAGAAAAGCGAGGAGCCCCATTTAAATGGGAGCTCCTCGCTTTATATTATACCAAGATGTTAACCTTTTGCATAGTCCACGCAGATGCGCGCTTCGGTAATTTGCTTTATAAACTCAACCACCTTTAGGTGCTCGGGGTGCACGGCGTAGGCTTCCAGATCGCGAAGCGTGGTGAACTCGCTTTCTAATATCAGATCCCAGTTTCCTTCGGGAGTGCCAGGGGCGTTTATCCCTACGTGGATGTAACGGATCTCATCAATCACCTCTCTTAAACCTTCGAGCCGTTCTTTTGCTTCGAGCGCATTTTGAAGCTTACTTCTTCCGTTTACCTCACTCTTTAGTTTCCAGCAAACAACGTGTTTTACCATATAGCTTATTTTGCGGCAAATATATTAACTATGGCGTAAGTTTAAAGTAGGTAGAACTGTTTAAATCGGTGTGGTAGCATCTGTTTTACGCAAAGCGCTTGTGGCTGCATTGGCTAAAACGAGTAGGCTAGCCCAACGCTCAAAATCTCCTTAAACTGAATTTTGCTGATTACGTTATCGTCGTAAATCAGGTTGGTAGTAAGCGTGGTGGCCAAATATTTGTTTACCTTCATAAAGAGTATCATCTGCCAGTTGACGTCGATATTCTGGGGCTTGTCGTTGTAGCTGGAGAAGAGCTGCAGCGATGTTTCGATGTTTACGTTTTTGATGATATTCTCCTTCTTGTACTTTGCGGCAACTACAGCACCCACTTCCGATTTGCTATGCTCACCTGGCGTTACGCCAAAGGCGCCAATGCTCGAGAGGTAATCGTTGCGCACAAAGGTGTACTTGGCCGATATGGGCGAGATGAGAATGGAGAGCGTTTGGCTTTTGTTGATAAACTCCATACCCAACGAGGTAATCAGAAACGCTGGAGCAAAGAATTGTGAGGTAAACTTTTTTGGATCGACCCCGTAGTCGTAGCCGTTGGCAAATTGCGTTTGGAGGTTGGCGCGTGCCGAGTAGTACCAATGGCCCGACGCCTTATAGCCAAATTGGGAGTTGAGGCTAATTTGATCGTTCACCTTTTTTGTCCCCTTACTTTCGAGATGCTGAATTCCGTAGCCTAGGTTTACTCCATTTTGCCAAATAGACTTGCTCCAAGTACGAACAGCGTTTATATTGAAGATGCTGTTTAGGGAGTAGGTGTTTTCGCCTCCCGCAGTCCAGTTGCTCAGAGCCACCTGCGAAAACCCTATGCTTCCTTCTCCTTTAACTGCCCATCCATATTTAATGGAATCTTTAGGCGCTTCCTGTGCGCTGGTGTACGCGCATAGCGCCATCAGTGCTACCGTTAGTAATGTTAATCGTTGCATACTAAATAATATTTGCGGTTTAGTTGATAAACTGATAACCTAATCTACTTGTTCAGTTAACGTCTATTGTAAAATAAGTAACGAATTTTAGAACTGCCAAAAATGGCAAGTGGTTTCGGTCTGATTTTTGTTAATTTTGGAATTCAAAATATTAAATGAATGAGCGTAGCAGAGAACAACTCTACCATGCAGCAGGAGCAAGAGCCCGAAAAGATGAAGAAATCTCTTGGGGTAAGGTTTAGGGAATACTCCTTAAAGGTAAAAGATTTGATGGTTGACCCCAACGAGAGCGATTTTACGAAAAGTATCTCCATTTCGGTGGGCGTTTTTATTTCGATAGTTCCGGCTTGGGGATTACAGACCTTAATTGCTGTTGGTGCGGCTTTTCTGTTTAGGTTAAACAAGCCGCTGGTTATTGCGGCTAGCTATTTGAGCGTTCCGCCGATACTTGGCCCAATTTTGGTTTTAAGCATGGGGCTAGGGGCTTTTTTTGTAGATAAGGCGGTGCATATAACGTTAGCAACAGCCAACTACGATTTGGTAATGGCTGCGCTGCATCAGTACATAATAGGAAGCGTGGTGCTTGCGCTGATTGCTGCTCCCGTTTTTGGAATTCTAACCTTTGGAATTCTCAAGATATTTGTAAGAAAGCGAGCCTAGGTGCTCGCTTTCTTCGTTAATTGACTTTTTTAGGGGAGAGGGGCTTTTTCTCTATAATTTCACCTTTACTGTTCACCTTTGTTTTATAGGCCTGCTTTTTCCCATCGGTACCAACTTCGAAGAAAAAGTATTCGTTATCTCGTTCAACTTTTTTCTTTACGCTGGAGTAGCTGCTTTCTAATTCGGGCGAAATGGTTTTACCCATTTTCCGTTTTTCGTCAACCTTTCGAAGGAAACTTTTCAGCTCGTTAATTCCTTTAGGAAACTCCTTAAATTCGTTGCTATAGATATCGGAAATGCTATAGTAAGGGATTGTGCTTTCTGGATCGTACTCTTTGGCCTTGTTGAAGCTCTCTATGGCATCTGAAAATCTTCGAGTTTTTTCGAATATGTTGCCATACTCGATATAGCCCATAAATAGCTTGGTGTGATCGGGCTTTAAGTTGTCGATGGCCTTGGCAATATATCTTAATGCGTTTTTATTATCGTTAACTTCGTAGTACGACTTGCCTAGATAGTAGGGGATTTCGAACATTAAGCTATCCATATCTACGCTTTTGTTGTAAACCCGCTGTAAATATTCCGAAGCATCGAGATAAAATCCTTTTTTGAAGCTGGCAAAGCCGCCCAGCTTGTCGCAGTAAGTTTCGGTGCTATCACCGTCGTTTATTAGATTCTTTATGTAGGTAAGGCACGAGTCAATCTCCTCATTTCTGTAATGGGCGTTGGCAATATTGCGGCGGAGTAGAATTGCTAGGCGTGAGTTTTTGTCGGGAAGCTGTGCAAGCCCCATTTGGGCAGTAGCAATACTTTCAGTGTATTTGTTATTCGCTATTTGCGCGCTGGAAAGGAGAAGCACTGTTCCGATATTGGAAGAGTCGAGCTGAACTGCCTTTATGTAGGCCGGAAGCGCATTTTTTGATTCGTTGTTAGATTCGTATACGCGTCCTAGATTTCGGAAGTAGGATGCGTTGCTGCTATCTATAGCGCAAAGTCTACGAGCAAAAAAGAGGGCGCTTTGCATGTTTCTACTGCTAAGATAAAATTTTAGCATCAGGCTAAGGGCTTGCGTATTGTTGGAGTCGAGCTCGTTAACTTTTTGTAGGGAGAGCAGAGCCTTGTCCTCCTCGCCTTTGGCGAGGTAAACTTCGCTAAGCAGCAGGGATGTTTTCACATCGTTAGAGTCGAGTAGGTAGGCTCGGTTGAGGTAGTCGATGCTTTTGCTGTAGCTGTTCTTGTCCTTGTAGGCAAGCGCCAAACGACTGTACACCTTTTTAGATGGTTGTCCAGTTGACAGCAGCTGTTCGCCAAACCTGATTATGGCCTCTCTATCGTCGTTTATGATGGCGCGGTTGTACTCCTCGCGTTGTGCGAAGAGGGTAGTGCTGCTAAAGAATAGAAGTGTTGATACTAAGATTTGTAATGCTTTCATGGGTAAGCGTTAGATTCGGTTTCGTAGGATTAATTTAAGCACTGCCGAGGGGGGCGGCAGTGCTTAAATTAATGCTGACTTGGGAGACTTAATTAAGTGTATAGCTTAAAATGAAAGATTTAGGATTGTTTGTAAGAATGAATCGCTATACCTACTTTTTCCCAATTATGTTTGCGCCAGTTAGAACTTTTGATTCTGAGGTGCCTTCTACTACAGTCATTTCAATTACACCATTTTTCCCCTTTTCTCCATACTTTGCAACGGCACTTTCTCCTTTTAGAATAGTAATTTTATCTACGGTTCCGAGGTTGTTAACATCTCCTGTGTACTCTTTGCCGTTCACGATTTTGAGAACCTTTGATAGGTCTTCGCTCGTTTGTGTAGATTCGGGAGCCCCGTCGAACTTAAACTTAATAGGGAAGGTAAACGATACTCTTACTGGCTTTCCCTTCTGCTTTCCTGGATCCCATTTGGGAGAATTCTTAACAATTCGGATGGCCTCTTGGTTGAGAGAGGGATCTGTGCCTCTGAGTATTTTTACGTTAGAAACTTCACCTGATGCTTCTACAATGAACTGTACATATACGGTTCCTTGTATTCCTTTTTTTGCTGCCTCTTCGGGGTATTTCAGCTTTGCACCTACGTACTCCCTAAAGCCTAAGCTGGCCTCTTTACCATTGAAGGTGGGCATGTCCTCGGCAACTAAGTAAATTGCCTCTTCTCCTTTACCTTTTTTTGAGACCTTTGTCCAATCGGAGAGCATGTAGTGAATAGGGAAGGTGAAGGAAATTCGTACTGGCGTTCCTTTTATTTCGCCTGCTTTCCATCCAGTTGCTTGAGATACTACTCGTATGGCCTCCTTATCCAGGGATGGGTCAACTCCTTTTAGAATATTTACATTGGAAACAGAGCCATCTTTTTCTACAATAAACTGTACGTAAACGTTTCCTTGGATGCCGTTTTTAAGAGCAACCTCAGGATATTTAAGGTTCTTAACAATGTACTCTCGGAAGCCTAGAGTTGCATCTTTACCTTTAAAGGTGGGCATCACTTCAGCAGTATTGTAGATCTTATCATCCTGAAGTGTTGCTTCACTTGCTAATTGAGTAAAATTGGTGGATGCATCGTTCGAAGTTGAGGTTGCGTTATTTTTCGATATCTTATCAACCCCCATTTCCACGGTAAACGAGGTAAGCGCGAGTGCCGATACGAATGCTACTGGAACGAGTATTCCTTTTACTCGTAACCATGCTGAATTACGATTTTTGTTCATCATCTTGATGCGTTTTTTAATAAGGATTAAGCTGAAATGGTTTACCGGAACCACCTCTCTCCCTACCGTGGCGTTTACCAGCGAGGCTTGATACTCGTACGTGTCGATTCCGAGATCGACAACCGCTCGGTCGGCGGTGTACTCGTGGTTTTCGACAATTAGCCGCTTAAGCATCCACGACGCTGGGTTAAACCATTGGAACACCGTAAATATTTCGCCTAAAAGCATATCCAACGAGTGCCAATGCCGGCTATGAACGCGCTCGTGGATGAGCATCTTGGTTAAATCGCGGTGTTCAATTAGCTTCTCGGGAAAGACAATCCATCCAAAGAAGGCAAAGGGGGAGATGGCCGCGCGGGTCACCTTTATTTGGTAGCTATCGATAGCCAAATTTTTTGCGGTTGCAATGATATAGATTACTCTGATGTACGAGCCTACCATTTTAAGCAGGAAAATGGCCACTCCAGTAAGGTAAACGGTAAGAATAATGTTGCAGGTGCTGCCCCAATCGCCGTTGGCGCTGGTGCTGCTGGGGGTAACTACGAGTTCGGGAATATTTATGGTGTAGGTTGGGCTTATGACCACCGCCGGAAGTAAGTTTCCCTGCGAGGTTCCCTGCTGCATGGTTAGAATGGGAACCACTACGCTCCAAACGATTGCTCCAACCAGATAGAATCGGTTTCGGACGAGCGTCTGGTCGGCCGATAGGGCTGCCTTAAAGAGCAGCATCAGGAGCAGTATACTTAGGGATGCTTTCCCTAAGTATATTAGAAACTCGACGGTCATGATTCCTTCTTATTTTGTTTTACCATCTCGAGGATCTCCTTCAGGTCGTCTTCGGTAAGCTTCTCGTTTTTGGCAAAAAACGATACGATGTTTTTGTACGAATTCTCGAAGTAGCTATTAACGAAGCTCGACAGGAAGCTGGAGGTATACTCCTCTTGCTTTACAATGGGGAAGTAAACGTTTACGTTTCCGTAGGTTTTGTG
This window harbors:
- the bcp gene encoding thioredoxin-dependent thiol peroxidase, with protein sequence MAALQIGDVAPHFEGRDQNGEKISLSDFKGKRLILYFYPKDNTPGCTDEACSLRNGWEQLKAQGFEVVGVSADSEESHKKFIAKHSLPFTLVADTDKVILEAYNAWGEKSMYGKKYMGVIRKTYVIDGNGIIEQIFEKVKVKSHDQQILDAYKK
- the recA gene encoding recombinase RecA encodes the protein MTAVKQEINKDKLKALQATIDKIEKDFGKGAIMKMGDKPTQDVPVISSGSIGLDVALGIGGYPRGRVIEIYGPESSGKTTLAIHAIAEAQKAGGIAAIIDAEHAFDRFYAEKLGVDVETLLISQPDNGEQALEIADHLIRSGAIDIVVIDSVAALTPKAEIEGDMGENKVGLQARLMSQALRKLTATISKTNTTCIFINQLREKIGVMFGNPETTTGGNALKFYASVRIDIRKSTQIKDGEDATGTRAKVKIIKNKMAPPFRKAEFDIMYGEGISKIGEIIDLGVEYEIVKKSGSWFSYGDTKLGQGRDAVKQLLSDNPELAEELEGKIRAALTTV
- a CDS encoding DUF3078 domain-containing protein; this translates as MQRLTLLTVALMALCAYTSAQEAPKDSIKYGWAVKGEGSIGFSQVALSNWTAGGENTYSLNSIFNINAVRTWSKSIWQNGVNLGYGIQHLESKGTKKVNDQISLNSQFGYKASGHWYYSARANLQTQFANGYDYGVDPKKFTSQFFAPAFLITSLGMEFINKSQTLSILISPISAKYTFVRNDYLSSIGAFGVTPGEHSKSEVGAVVAAKYKKENIIKNVNIETSLQLFSSYNDKPQNIDVNWQMILFMKVNKYLATTLTTNLIYDDNVISKIQFKEILSVGLAYSF
- a CDS encoding ABC-F family ATP-binding cassette domain-containing protein, giving the protein MISINNVTVSFGGTDLFSGISFMINKRDRIGLVGRNGAGKSTLLKVILGERQPDGGVIAIPSEVTIGYLPQQMKVNDTRSVVEETLTAFEHLKALERELEELTTLIASREDYESDEYAKLCSRLSDANEHYHMLGGGNQEGEAEQALLGLGFKREELERPTSTFSGGWRMRIELAKLLLRRPSVLLLDEPTNHLDIESIQWLEAYLKDYPGALVLISHDRVFLDNVTDRTIEISLGKVYDYKTSYSHYVELRKERREQQLAAYTNQQKQIADTEEFIERFRYKATKSNQVQSRIKQLEKLDIIEVDDEDNSRLNIKFPPAPRSGQVVVETKELGKSFGEKHVFSGANIVVERGEKVALVGRNGEGKSTLAKILMGEHPKTRGEYALGHNVKIGYFAQNEADVMDGNITVYDTLEHVAVGDIRTRLRDILGAFLFRGEEADKKVMVLSGGERSRLAMARLMLEPHNLLILDEPTNHMDMRSKDILKQSLLDYDGTLLVVSHDREFLDGLVSKVYEFRDGVVKEHLGGIQEFLSKRKMERLQELERKATPLQSGKNDGGVSDGKQSYLEKKELDRQIRKAENLVASIEKQVEELEEAVARMDEMFSNPSDHNIDPSDPELFKKYNALKKSIEEKMYEWEIAHEELEGLKG
- a CDS encoding helix-turn-helix domain-containing protein; its protein translation is MLKLNVARALKLKGIDDVTSYLKKLGYQRTKAYNISNGRHRMVELADMEHLCLHLRCTPNDLLEWTPTKPTDDMAEHPLQAIRRKDSAVALVELVQSLPVEDMAEVERFILERHKGQQPST
- a CDS encoding DUF2062 domain-containing protein; the encoded protein is MSVAENNSTMQQEQEPEKMKKSLGVRFREYSLKVKDLMVDPNESDFTKSISISVGVFISIVPAWGLQTLIAVGAAFLFRLNKPLVIAASYLSVPPILGPILVLSMGLGAFFVDKAVHITLATANYDLVMAALHQYIIGSVVLALIAAPVFGILTFGILKIFVRKRA
- a CDS encoding Dabb family protein, whose amino-acid sequence is MVKHVVCWKLKSEVNGRSKLQNALEAKERLEGLREVIDEIRYIHVGINAPGTPEGNWDLILESEFTTLRDLEAYAVHPEHLKVVEFIKQITEARICVDYAKG